A window of the Motilibacter rhizosphaerae genome harbors these coding sequences:
- a CDS encoding MarR family winged helix-turn-helix transcriptional regulator, with the protein MPHDLSALPTWILSAAASRSHQVIQQRLAQAGVNGYQYRCLTALAAAAQLSQTELGAAASLDGRDVTHTVRALEDRGLVLRVKDPSHGRRQLVSLSPEGREVADALGRVMAEVQEEVFHGLSRDERSTLLRLLERVARA; encoded by the coding sequence ATGCCTCACGACCTCTCCGCGCTGCCCACGTGGATCCTGAGCGCCGCCGCGAGCCGCTCGCACCAGGTGATCCAGCAGCGGCTGGCACAGGCGGGGGTCAACGGGTACCAGTACCGCTGCCTCACCGCCCTCGCTGCTGCCGCGCAGCTGAGCCAGACCGAGCTCGGTGCCGCCGCGTCGCTCGACGGGAGAGACGTCACGCACACGGTCCGCGCACTCGAGGACCGCGGTCTCGTCCTCCGCGTGAAGGACCCGAGCCACGGCCGTCGACAGCTGGTCTCGCTGTCCCCGGAGGGACGAGAGGTGGCGGACGCTCTCGGTCGCGTGATGGCGGAGGTCCAGGAGGAGGTCTTCCACGGCCTCAGCCGTGACGAACGCTCGACCCTGCTGCGACTCCTCGAGCGCGTCGCACGGGCCTGA
- a CDS encoding sensor histidine kinase, giving the protein MPLLSSLRARPYVLDGALAGLVTAMALLESAQPGRGWAHPAVMVPGALLVTVPLAARRLAPVPVLLVGLGAALVVALVATTPASATLFLAGLIELYTVATRCSRRTILLAVPLVLVVAGVTLARDPATTAPVEALPTFGVTAAVLMLALVVRRSRDQAQRLRLLADELAESRATGERLAISAERLRISREMHDVLAHSISVMVLQTGAARMSLADTAPAVRTMLAGVEDVGREALGELRGVLGLLREPGTSGADLAPPQGDLGRLVETMRGAGLAVTVHGDDALAGVAPSVAQAVFRTVQEALTNCLKHAPGARTTVEIDVQENRVVVAVRDTGGSAPAPALEGAGHGLHGIRERVLALGGSVSSGPQADGGWVVRAELPCLGAPLGAGGLRP; this is encoded by the coding sequence GTGCCCCTCCTGAGCAGCCTGCGCGCACGGCCGTACGTGCTGGACGGCGCCCTCGCTGGGCTCGTCACCGCGATGGCGCTGCTGGAGTCCGCGCAGCCGGGCCGCGGTTGGGCCCATCCCGCGGTCATGGTGCCGGGCGCGCTGCTGGTGACGGTCCCGCTCGCCGCGCGTCGGCTCGCACCTGTCCCCGTGCTGCTCGTCGGTCTCGGTGCCGCGCTCGTCGTCGCCCTGGTCGCCACGACTCCCGCCTCCGCGACCCTGTTCCTCGCCGGGCTCATCGAGCTCTACACCGTCGCCACGCGCTGCTCGCGCCGCACCATCCTGCTCGCCGTCCCGCTGGTGCTCGTGGTCGCGGGAGTGACGCTCGCGCGTGACCCGGCCACGACGGCGCCCGTGGAGGCGCTGCCGACGTTCGGGGTGACGGCGGCGGTCCTCATGCTGGCGCTGGTCGTGCGCCGCAGCCGCGACCAGGCCCAGCGGCTGCGCCTGCTCGCCGACGAGCTCGCGGAGAGCCGGGCCACCGGTGAGCGACTCGCGATCTCGGCCGAGCGGCTGCGCATCTCCCGCGAGATGCACGACGTCCTCGCGCACAGCATCAGCGTGATGGTCCTGCAGACGGGTGCTGCACGGATGTCGCTGGCCGACACGGCACCGGCGGTGCGCACGATGCTCGCGGGCGTCGAGGACGTCGGACGGGAGGCGCTGGGCGAGCTGCGCGGGGTCCTCGGACTGCTGCGCGAACCAGGGACGTCAGGAGCGGATCTTGCTCCACCCCAGGGAGATCTCGGACGGCTGGTCGAGACGATGCGCGGGGCGGGGCTGGCGGTGACCGTCCACGGCGACGACGCTCTCGCGGGGGTCGCGCCGTCGGTCGCACAGGCGGTGTTCCGCACGGTGCAGGAGGCGCTCACCAACTGCCTCAAGCACGCCCCTGGCGCGCGCACCACCGTCGAGATCGACGTGCAGGAGAACAGGGTCGTGGTCGCCGTGCGCGACACGGGCGGTAGCGCTCCCGCGCCGGCGCTCGAGGGGGCGGGGCACGGGCTGCACGGCATCCGCGAACGCGTCCTCGCCCTGGGCGGCTCGGTGAGCAGCGGCCCGCAGGCCGACGGCGGGTGGGTCGTCCGCGCCGAGCTCCCCTGCCTCGGAGCACCGCTCGGGGCCGGCGGCCTGCGCCCGTGA
- a CDS encoding SigE family RNA polymerase sigma factor: MSRRPAPAVGFEEFVVVRGHALLRAAYLLTGDAHAAEDLVQAALERCAGRWDKLGEQPEAYVRRVMYHLNVSWWRRRRSRPESLVEEPPETPAAGHDEATVVALLLQGALRRLTARQRTVLVLRFYEDLSEAQVADAMGCSVGTVKSQTSAALRRLRQLAPELDELRVRQGGVS; this comes from the coding sequence GTGAGTCGACGACCAGCACCCGCGGTCGGGTTCGAGGAGTTCGTCGTGGTGCGCGGGCACGCGCTGCTGCGCGCGGCGTACCTCCTGACCGGGGACGCGCACGCCGCCGAGGACCTGGTCCAGGCTGCGCTCGAGCGGTGTGCCGGCCGCTGGGACAAGCTCGGTGAACAGCCGGAGGCATACGTCCGCCGCGTGATGTACCACCTCAACGTGTCGTGGTGGCGCCGCCGCCGCTCCCGCCCCGAGTCCCTGGTCGAGGAGCCTCCGGAGACACCGGCAGCAGGGCACGACGAGGCGACGGTGGTGGCGCTGCTGCTGCAGGGCGCGCTGCGGAGGCTGACCGCCCGCCAGCGGACCGTGCTGGTGCTGCGGTTCTACGAGGACCTGTCCGAAGCGCAGGTCGCTGATGCCATGGGGTGCTCGGTGGGCACCGTGAAGAGCCAGACCAGCGCAGCCCTGCGCCGGCTCCGCCAGCTGGCGCCGGAGCTGGACGAGCTGCGCGTCCGCCAGGGAGGCGTGTCGTGA
- a CDS encoding TolB-like translocation protein, which produces MSEVDLEEAFARLAARTPVVEPFGLAARARAGSDRRRRWARTGVAAAVAVLLSATVGLARAAIVEREAPVRPAPAATAPAVELPPVPRDPLPLRGNPVRAARLVVGRTAGGTASTLVLGAHGEGYRVLPGALPLAEATRSGCLPSLSPDGTEVACVRQAGHVEVVALASGAVRSFTIAGGTRTPVWWSPDGKRFATLTGQGTSSVGGKTVLNARGDLVIVDLRGGTSRFRLAHAGSALAWSPDGKRIAVAFGGTVQGLAIYDARSAAAEQVLPFETYRSARQRGHASLFADSGVLFTADGRDLQVVSYSGGDGKPPYSLVTLDSSGRVVGGARLQNVREGGPPLLLGRDGQAVLAQSVGTLVVPPQVILVDPTTGRSSPLVVGSSTVAPATPVSSASKVSGAWRYGGNPIAVPR; this is translated from the coding sequence GTGAGCGAGGTGGACCTCGAGGAGGCGTTCGCACGGCTGGCGGCCCGTACGCCGGTCGTGGAGCCGTTCGGCCTCGCCGCGCGGGCCAGGGCGGGCAGCGATCGGCGGCGTCGGTGGGCGCGTACGGGGGTCGCGGCCGCCGTCGCCGTCCTGCTGTCCGCCACCGTCGGACTGGCGCGTGCAGCGATCGTGGAGCGGGAGGCGCCGGTGCGACCCGCGCCGGCGGCGACCGCTCCGGCCGTCGAGCTTCCACCGGTCCCGCGGGATCCACTGCCGTTGCGGGGAAACCCGGTACGCGCTGCGCGCCTCGTCGTGGGTCGGACGGCGGGCGGCACCGCCTCCACCCTGGTCCTCGGAGCGCACGGAGAGGGCTACCGCGTCCTGCCCGGCGCGCTGCCGCTCGCCGAGGCGACCCGCTCGGGCTGCCTGCCGAGCCTGTCGCCCGACGGCACGGAGGTCGCCTGTGTGCGTCAGGCCGGGCACGTGGAGGTGGTGGCGCTCGCCAGCGGTGCGGTGCGGTCCTTCACGATCGCCGGGGGCACGCGTACGCCCGTCTGGTGGTCGCCGGACGGGAAGCGGTTCGCCACCTTGACCGGGCAGGGCACCTCGAGCGTCGGCGGCAAGACCGTCCTCAATGCGCGTGGAGATCTCGTCATCGTCGATCTGCGCGGCGGCACCTCACGGTTCCGCCTCGCCCACGCCGGGAGTGCCCTCGCCTGGTCGCCGGACGGGAAGCGGATCGCCGTCGCCTTCGGGGGGACTGTGCAGGGCCTGGCCATCTACGACGCGAGAAGTGCTGCTGCGGAGCAGGTCCTGCCGTTCGAGACCTACCGGTCCGCTCGCCAGCGCGGCCACGCGTCGCTGTTCGCCGACAGCGGGGTGCTGTTCACCGCCGACGGACGCGACCTGCAGGTCGTGTCCTACAGCGGAGGCGACGGAAAGCCGCCGTACTCCTTGGTGACGCTCGACAGCAGCGGGCGGGTCGTCGGAGGTGCACGCCTGCAGAACGTGCGGGAGGGCGGCCCTCCGCTCCTGCTCGGGCGAGACGGTCAGGCTGTCCTCGCGCAGTCCGTCGGGACCCTCGTCGTACCGCCCCAGGTGATCCTCGTCGACCCGACGACGGGACGGTCGAGCCCGCTCGTCGTGGGCTCGTCGACCGTGGCTCCGGCCACACCGGTGTCCTCGGCCTCGAAGGTCAGCGGCGCCTGGAGGTACGGCGGGAACCCCATCGCCGTCCCAAGATGA